In Excalfactoria chinensis isolate bCotChi1 chromosome 3, bCotChi1.hap2, whole genome shotgun sequence, one DNA window encodes the following:
- the NTPCR gene encoding cancer-related nucleoside-triphosphatase isoform X2 has product MARHVFLTGPPGIGKTTLIQKVTQALKSSDVPIDGFYTEEVKEGGRRRGFDVVTSSGKRGPLSRVSSDSSTSRRECRVGQYVVDVVSFEHLVLPVLRNVNQGSGAEKKICIIDEIGKMELFSQAFIQAVRQMLTGSGTVILGTIPIPKGKPLDLVEEIRSRKDVEVFTVSKENRNNILQDILAAVESCRR; this is encoded by the exons ATGGCCAGGCACGTTTTCCTGACGGGACCCCCAG GGATTGGAAAGACTACTTTGATCCAGAAAGTCACTCAAGCACTGAAGTCCTCAGACGTTCCCATTGATGGATTTTACACAGAGGAAGTCAAAGAAGGTGGCAGGAGAAGAGGATTTGATGTTGTCACTTCATCTGGAAAACGAGGTCCTTTATCTAGAGTTAG TTCTGATTCTTCTACTTCAAGACGTGAATGTCGTGTTGGACAGTATGTTGTAGACGTTGTTTCATTTGAGCACTTGGTTCTGCCTGTGCTGAGAAAT GTAAACCAGGGCAGCGGTGCAGAGAAAAAGATTTGCATCATAGATGAGATTGGTAAAATGGAACTCTTCAGCCAGGCTTTTATTCAAGCTGTTCGTCAAATGCTGACTGGTTCTGGGACTGTGATACTTGGAACTATTCCAATACCGAAGGGAAAGCCACTGGATCTTGTTGAAGAAATAAGAAGCAGGAAAGATGTTGAAGTGTTCACT gTAAGTAAGGAAAACAGGAACAACATCTTGCAGGACATCTTGGCAGCTGTGGAGTCATGCAGACGATGA
- the NTPCR gene encoding cancer-related nucleoside-triphosphatase isoform X1 yields MQAPGRVGSRHGRTSGGSWARSLPEGTVRGCRRCPSRIGKTTLIQKVTQALKSSDVPIDGFYTEEVKEGGRRRGFDVVTSSGKRGPLSRVSSDSSTSRRECRVGQYVVDVVSFEHLVLPVLRNVNQGSGAEKKICIIDEIGKMELFSQAFIQAVRQMLTGSGTVILGTIPIPKGKPLDLVEEIRSRKDVEVFTVSKENRNNILQDILAAVESCRR; encoded by the exons ATGCAAGCCCCGGGCCGGGTGGGAAGCCGCCACGGCCGCACCTCCGGCGGTAGCTGGGCCCGGTCGCTGCCTGAGGGCACCGTGCGAGGCTGTCGCCGTTGTCCTTCCC GGATTGGAAAGACTACTTTGATCCAGAAAGTCACTCAAGCACTGAAGTCCTCAGACGTTCCCATTGATGGATTTTACACAGAGGAAGTCAAAGAAGGTGGCAGGAGAAGAGGATTTGATGTTGTCACTTCATCTGGAAAACGAGGTCCTTTATCTAGAGTTAG TTCTGATTCTTCTACTTCAAGACGTGAATGTCGTGTTGGACAGTATGTTGTAGACGTTGTTTCATTTGAGCACTTGGTTCTGCCTGTGCTGAGAAAT GTAAACCAGGGCAGCGGTGCAGAGAAAAAGATTTGCATCATAGATGAGATTGGTAAAATGGAACTCTTCAGCCAGGCTTTTATTCAAGCTGTTCGTCAAATGCTGACTGGTTCTGGGACTGTGATACTTGGAACTATTCCAATACCGAAGGGAAAGCCACTGGATCTTGTTGAAGAAATAAGAAGCAGGAAAGATGTTGAAGTGTTCACT gTAAGTAAGGAAAACAGGAACAACATCTTGCAGGACATCTTGGCAGCTGTGGAGTCATGCAGACGATGA